One stretch of Halichoerus grypus chromosome 8, mHalGry1.hap1.1, whole genome shotgun sequence DNA includes these proteins:
- the DIS3L gene encoding DIS3-like exonuclease 1 isoform X1 codes for MLQKREKVLLLRTFQGRTLRIVREHYLRPSVPCNSPLCPQPAACRNDGKLLSSDVTHYMIPDWKVVQDYLEILEFPELKGIIFMQTACQTVQHQKGRRQYNKLRNLLKDARHDCILFANEFQQHCYLPRERGESMEKWQTRSIYNAAVWYFHHCQDRMPIVMVTEDKEAIQQYGSETEGVFVISFKNYLDNFWPDLKAAHELCDSILQSRRERENESQESHGKEYAEHLPLEVLEAGIKSGRYIQGILNVNKHRAQIEAFVRLQGASCKDSGLVSDILIHGMKARNRSIHGDVVVVELLPRNEWKGRTAALCENDSEDKALGDPPSEPMPTGRVVGILQKNWRDYVVTFPSKEEVQSQGKNAQKILVTPWDYRIPKIRISTQQAEALQDFRVVVRIDSWESTSVYPNGHFVRVLGRIGDLEGEIATILVENSISVVPFSEAQMCEMPVNTPGNPWKVSREEERERKDLRETHLVFSIDPKGCEDVDDTLSVRTLTNGNLELGVHIADVTHFVPPNSYIDIEARTRATTYYLADRRYDMLPSILSADLCSLLGGVDRYAVSVIWELDKTSYEIKKVWYGRTIIRSAYKLFYEAAQELLDGNFHIVDDIPEFRDLDEKSRQAKLEELVWAIGKLTDIARHIRAKRDHCGALELEGVEIRVQLDEKKNIHDLIPKQPLEVHETVAECMILANHWVAKKIWESFPHQALLRQHPPPHQEFFSELRECAKAKGFFIDTRSNKTLADSLDNANDPNDPIVNRLLRSMATQAMSNALYFSTGSCAEEEFHHYGLALDKYTHFTSPIRRYSDIVVHRLLMAAISKDKKTEIKDNLFSNKDLEELCRHINNRNRAAQHSQKQSTELFQCMYFKDKDPENEERCISDGVIYSIRTNGVLVFIPRFGIKGAAYLRNKDGLVISCGSDSRSEWKPGSLQRFQNKITSTTTGGESVTFHLFDHVTVRISVQASRCHSDTIRLEIISNKPYMIPDTELFHQSSLLLKSDLVKEVTRSVEEAQLAQEVKVNVIQEDYQKYCQTKGRSLYTLLEEIRDLALLDVSNSYGM; via the exons ACAGTATAACAAATTGCGAAATCTCCTGAAGGATGCACGTCATGATTGCATTCTCTTTGCTAATGAATTCCAGCAGCACTGCTATCTCCCTCGAGAAAGAGGAGAATCCATGGAAAAGTGGCAGACCAG GAGCATATACAATGCAGCCGTGTGGTACTTTCACCACTGCCAGGATAGGATGCCAATCGTTATGGTGACAGAAGACAAAGAGGCAATTCAGCAGTATGGAAGTGAGACAGAAGGAGTGTTTGTGATTTCTTTCAAG AATTACCTGGACAATTTTTGGCCCGACTTAAAGGCCGCCCACGAGCTCTGTGACTCTATCCTTCAGTCTCGAcgggaaagagagaatgagagtcaGGAGAGCCACGGGAAGGAGTACGCAGAACATCTTCCCCTGGAAGTGTTGGAAGCCGGCATTAAGTCTGGGCGCTACATCCAG GGAATCCTGAATGTCAACAAACACAGGGCACAAATAGAAGCTTTCGTTCGACTTCAAGGAGCCAGCTGTAAAGATTCAG GTTTAGTCAGTGACATCCTCATCCACGGGATGAAGGCTCGAAACCGCTCGATCCATGGAGACGTGGTAGTCGTGGAATTGCTCCCTAGAAACGAATGGAAAGGAAGAACGGCCGCCCTGTGTGAGAATGACAGTGAGGACAAGGCCTTGGGAGACCCCCCGAGTGAGCCCATGCCCACAG gCAGAGTGGTGGGCATCCTTCAGAAGAACTGGCGGGATTATGTGGTGACATTTCCGTCCAAAGAAGAGGTCCAGTCTCAGGGCAAAAATGCTCAGAAAATCCTAGTTACACCTTGGGATTACAGAATTCCCAAAATCCGCATTAGCACTCAGCAAGCAGAAGCGCTCCAG GACTTCCGGGTGGTTGTACGCATCGATTCCTGGGAGTCGACATCTGTGTATCCAAATGGACATTTTGTGCGTGTTTTAGGAAGAATCGGGGACCTGGAAGGGGAAATCGCAACCATCTTGGTGGAAAACAGTATTTCGGTTGTCCCTTTCTCCGAAGCTCAG ATGTGTGAGATGCCAGTCAACACACCAGGAAATCCCTGGAAAGTGAGTCGTGAAGAGGAACGAGAACGGAAAGACTTGAGGGAAACCCATCTTGTGTTCAGCATTGACCCAAAAGGCTGTGAAGATGTGGACGACACGCTCTCAGTCAGAACCTTAACTAATGGCAACTTGGAACTTGGGGTCCACATTGCAGACGTAACGCACTTCGTGCCACCAAATTCTTATATCGACATTGAAGCTAGGACAAG GGCCACCACTTACTATTTAGCAGACCGTCGCTATGACATGCTGCCCTCCATCCTCAGCGCTGATTTGTGCTCTCTTCTGGGAGGCGTTGATAG GTACGCCGTAAGTGTCATATGGGAATTGGATAAAACCTCCTATGAAATTAAGAAAGTGTGGTACGGCAGAACCATTATTCGATCAGCATACAAACTGTTTTATGAAGCAGCCCAGGAACTGCTGGACGGAAACTTCCACATTGTTGATGACATTCCAGAGTTCAGAGACTTGGATGAGAAGAGCAGACAAGCCAAGCTAGAGGAGTTAGTGTGGGCCATCGGCAAGTTGACGGACATAGCGCGCCACATCCGGGCTAAGCGAGACCATTGCGGTGCCCTCGAACTGGAGGGGGTAGAGATTCGTGTTCAGCTGGATGAGAAAAAGAACATCCATGACCTCATCCCCAAGCAGCCCCTGGAAGTCCACGAGACGGTGGCCGAATGCATGATCCTGGCCAACCACTGGGTAGCCAAGAAGATCTGGGAGAGCTTCCCTCATCAGGCCTTATTGCGCCAGCACCCTCCTCCACACCAGGAGTTTTTTTCTGAACTGCGAGAATGTGCTAAAGCAAAAGGCTTCTTCATAGATACGCG GTCCAATAAAACACTGGCTGATTCTCTGGATAATGCGAATGACCCCAATGATCCCATCGTAAACAGGTTGCTGCGATCCATGGCCACGCAGGCCATGTCTAATGCACTGTATTTCTCCACTGGGTCGTGTGCGGAGGAAGAGTTCCATCATTATG GCCTTGCATTAGATAAATATACTCACTTTACATCTCCGATCAGAAGATACTCAGATATAGTAGTACACCGATTGTTAATGGCAGCCATTTCGAAAGATAAGAAAACGGAAATTAAGGACAATTTGTTCAGCAACAAAGATCTTGAGGAATTATGCAGACATATCAACAACAGAAACCGA GCAGCACAGCATTCTCAGAAGCAATCTACTGAGCTCTTCCAGTGCAtgtattttaaagacaaagacCCAGAGAATGAGGAGCGTTGCATATCTGATGGGGTTATATATTCAATTAGAACAAATGGTGTGCTTGTATTTATACCAAG GTTTGGGATTAAAGGTGCtgcttatttaagaaataaagatggtTTGGTGATCTCATGTGGCTCAGACAGCCGTTCGGAATGGAAACCGGGATCCCTTCAACGATTTCAAAACAAAATCACCTCTACCACAACAGGCGGGGAGTCTGTCACGTTCCATCTGTTTGACCATGTAACA GTGAGAATATCTGTACAGGCCTCCCGTTGCCATTCTGATACAATCAGGCTTGAAATAATAAGCAACAAACCGTACATGATACCAGatacagaactttttcatcagAGTTCCCTCTTGTTAAAGAGTGATTTAGTGAAAGAAGTAACTAGATCTGTGGAGGAAGCTCAGCTTGCCCAAGAAGTCAAAGTAAACGTCATTCAGGAAGATTATCAAAAATACTGCCAAACAAAGGGAAGAAGCCTGTACACACTCCTAGAGGAGATAAGGGATCTAGCTCTCCTGGATGTTTCCAACAGTTATGGAATGTGA
- the DIS3L gene encoding DIS3-like exonuclease 1 isoform X3, producing MIPDWKVVQDYLEILEFPELKGIIFMQTACQTVQHQKGRRQYNKLRNLLKDARHDCILFANEFQQHCYLPRERGESMEKWQTRSIYNAAVWYFHHCQDRMPIVMVTEDKEAIQQYGSETEGVFVISFKNYLDNFWPDLKAAHELCDSILQSRRERENESQESHGKEYAEHLPLEVLEAGIKSGRYIQGILNVNKHRAQIEAFVRLQGASCKDSGLVSDILIHGMKARNRSIHGDVVVVELLPRNEWKGRTAALCENDSEDKALGDPPSEPMPTGRVVGILQKNWRDYVVTFPSKEEVQSQGKNAQKILVTPWDYRIPKIRISTQQAEALQDFRVVVRIDSWESTSVYPNGHFVRVLGRIGDLEGEIATILVENSISVVPFSEAQMCEMPVNTPGNPWKVSREEERERKDLRETHLVFSIDPKGCEDVDDTLSVRTLTNGNLELGVHIADVTHFVPPNSYIDIEARTRATTYYLADRRYDMLPSILSADLCSLLGGVDRYAVSVIWELDKTSYEIKKVWYGRTIIRSAYKLFYEAAQELLDGNFHIVDDIPEFRDLDEKSRQAKLEELVWAIGKLTDIARHIRAKRDHCGALELEGVEIRVQLDEKKNIHDLIPKQPLEVHETVAECMILANHWVAKKIWESFPHQALLRQHPPPHQEFFSELRECAKAKGFFIDTRSNKTLADSLDNANDPNDPIVNRLLRSMATQAMSNALYFSTGSCAEEEFHHYGLALDKYTHFTSPIRRYSDIVVHRLLMAAISKDKKTEIKDNLFSNKDLEELCRHINNRNRAAQHSQKQSTELFQCMYFKDKDPENEERCISDGVIYSIRTNGVLVFIPRFGIKGAAYLRNKDGLVISCGSDSRSEWKPGSLQRFQNKITSTTTGGESVTFHLFDHVTVRISVQASRCHSDTIRLEIISNKPYMIPDTELFHQSSLLLKSDLVKEVTRSVEEAQLAQEVKVNVIQEDYQKYCQTKGRSLYTLLEEIRDLALLDVSNSYGM from the exons ACAGTATAACAAATTGCGAAATCTCCTGAAGGATGCACGTCATGATTGCATTCTCTTTGCTAATGAATTCCAGCAGCACTGCTATCTCCCTCGAGAAAGAGGAGAATCCATGGAAAAGTGGCAGACCAG GAGCATATACAATGCAGCCGTGTGGTACTTTCACCACTGCCAGGATAGGATGCCAATCGTTATGGTGACAGAAGACAAAGAGGCAATTCAGCAGTATGGAAGTGAGACAGAAGGAGTGTTTGTGATTTCTTTCAAG AATTACCTGGACAATTTTTGGCCCGACTTAAAGGCCGCCCACGAGCTCTGTGACTCTATCCTTCAGTCTCGAcgggaaagagagaatgagagtcaGGAGAGCCACGGGAAGGAGTACGCAGAACATCTTCCCCTGGAAGTGTTGGAAGCCGGCATTAAGTCTGGGCGCTACATCCAG GGAATCCTGAATGTCAACAAACACAGGGCACAAATAGAAGCTTTCGTTCGACTTCAAGGAGCCAGCTGTAAAGATTCAG GTTTAGTCAGTGACATCCTCATCCACGGGATGAAGGCTCGAAACCGCTCGATCCATGGAGACGTGGTAGTCGTGGAATTGCTCCCTAGAAACGAATGGAAAGGAAGAACGGCCGCCCTGTGTGAGAATGACAGTGAGGACAAGGCCTTGGGAGACCCCCCGAGTGAGCCCATGCCCACAG gCAGAGTGGTGGGCATCCTTCAGAAGAACTGGCGGGATTATGTGGTGACATTTCCGTCCAAAGAAGAGGTCCAGTCTCAGGGCAAAAATGCTCAGAAAATCCTAGTTACACCTTGGGATTACAGAATTCCCAAAATCCGCATTAGCACTCAGCAAGCAGAAGCGCTCCAG GACTTCCGGGTGGTTGTACGCATCGATTCCTGGGAGTCGACATCTGTGTATCCAAATGGACATTTTGTGCGTGTTTTAGGAAGAATCGGGGACCTGGAAGGGGAAATCGCAACCATCTTGGTGGAAAACAGTATTTCGGTTGTCCCTTTCTCCGAAGCTCAG ATGTGTGAGATGCCAGTCAACACACCAGGAAATCCCTGGAAAGTGAGTCGTGAAGAGGAACGAGAACGGAAAGACTTGAGGGAAACCCATCTTGTGTTCAGCATTGACCCAAAAGGCTGTGAAGATGTGGACGACACGCTCTCAGTCAGAACCTTAACTAATGGCAACTTGGAACTTGGGGTCCACATTGCAGACGTAACGCACTTCGTGCCACCAAATTCTTATATCGACATTGAAGCTAGGACAAG GGCCACCACTTACTATTTAGCAGACCGTCGCTATGACATGCTGCCCTCCATCCTCAGCGCTGATTTGTGCTCTCTTCTGGGAGGCGTTGATAG GTACGCCGTAAGTGTCATATGGGAATTGGATAAAACCTCCTATGAAATTAAGAAAGTGTGGTACGGCAGAACCATTATTCGATCAGCATACAAACTGTTTTATGAAGCAGCCCAGGAACTGCTGGACGGAAACTTCCACATTGTTGATGACATTCCAGAGTTCAGAGACTTGGATGAGAAGAGCAGACAAGCCAAGCTAGAGGAGTTAGTGTGGGCCATCGGCAAGTTGACGGACATAGCGCGCCACATCCGGGCTAAGCGAGACCATTGCGGTGCCCTCGAACTGGAGGGGGTAGAGATTCGTGTTCAGCTGGATGAGAAAAAGAACATCCATGACCTCATCCCCAAGCAGCCCCTGGAAGTCCACGAGACGGTGGCCGAATGCATGATCCTGGCCAACCACTGGGTAGCCAAGAAGATCTGGGAGAGCTTCCCTCATCAGGCCTTATTGCGCCAGCACCCTCCTCCACACCAGGAGTTTTTTTCTGAACTGCGAGAATGTGCTAAAGCAAAAGGCTTCTTCATAGATACGCG GTCCAATAAAACACTGGCTGATTCTCTGGATAATGCGAATGACCCCAATGATCCCATCGTAAACAGGTTGCTGCGATCCATGGCCACGCAGGCCATGTCTAATGCACTGTATTTCTCCACTGGGTCGTGTGCGGAGGAAGAGTTCCATCATTATG GCCTTGCATTAGATAAATATACTCACTTTACATCTCCGATCAGAAGATACTCAGATATAGTAGTACACCGATTGTTAATGGCAGCCATTTCGAAAGATAAGAAAACGGAAATTAAGGACAATTTGTTCAGCAACAAAGATCTTGAGGAATTATGCAGACATATCAACAACAGAAACCGA GCAGCACAGCATTCTCAGAAGCAATCTACTGAGCTCTTCCAGTGCAtgtattttaaagacaaagacCCAGAGAATGAGGAGCGTTGCATATCTGATGGGGTTATATATTCAATTAGAACAAATGGTGTGCTTGTATTTATACCAAG GTTTGGGATTAAAGGTGCtgcttatttaagaaataaagatggtTTGGTGATCTCATGTGGCTCAGACAGCCGTTCGGAATGGAAACCGGGATCCCTTCAACGATTTCAAAACAAAATCACCTCTACCACAACAGGCGGGGAGTCTGTCACGTTCCATCTGTTTGACCATGTAACA GTGAGAATATCTGTACAGGCCTCCCGTTGCCATTCTGATACAATCAGGCTTGAAATAATAAGCAACAAACCGTACATGATACCAGatacagaactttttcatcagAGTTCCCTCTTGTTAAAGAGTGATTTAGTGAAAGAAGTAACTAGATCTGTGGAGGAAGCTCAGCTTGCCCAAGAAGTCAAAGTAAACGTCATTCAGGAAGATTATCAAAAATACTGCCAAACAAAGGGAAGAAGCCTGTACACACTCCTAGAGGAGATAAGGGATCTAGCTCTCCTGGATGTTTCCAACAGTTATGGAATGTGA
- the DIS3L gene encoding DIS3-like exonuclease 1 isoform X2 → MTGSLLSDGKLLSSDVTHYMIPDWKVVQDYLEILEFPELKGIIFMQTACQTVQHQKGRRQYNKLRNLLKDARHDCILFANEFQQHCYLPRERGESMEKWQTRSIYNAAVWYFHHCQDRMPIVMVTEDKEAIQQYGSETEGVFVISFKNYLDNFWPDLKAAHELCDSILQSRRERENESQESHGKEYAEHLPLEVLEAGIKSGRYIQGILNVNKHRAQIEAFVRLQGASCKDSGLVSDILIHGMKARNRSIHGDVVVVELLPRNEWKGRTAALCENDSEDKALGDPPSEPMPTGRVVGILQKNWRDYVVTFPSKEEVQSQGKNAQKILVTPWDYRIPKIRISTQQAEALQDFRVVVRIDSWESTSVYPNGHFVRVLGRIGDLEGEIATILVENSISVVPFSEAQMCEMPVNTPGNPWKVSREEERERKDLRETHLVFSIDPKGCEDVDDTLSVRTLTNGNLELGVHIADVTHFVPPNSYIDIEARTRATTYYLADRRYDMLPSILSADLCSLLGGVDRYAVSVIWELDKTSYEIKKVWYGRTIIRSAYKLFYEAAQELLDGNFHIVDDIPEFRDLDEKSRQAKLEELVWAIGKLTDIARHIRAKRDHCGALELEGVEIRVQLDEKKNIHDLIPKQPLEVHETVAECMILANHWVAKKIWESFPHQALLRQHPPPHQEFFSELRECAKAKGFFIDTRSNKTLADSLDNANDPNDPIVNRLLRSMATQAMSNALYFSTGSCAEEEFHHYGLALDKYTHFTSPIRRYSDIVVHRLLMAAISKDKKTEIKDNLFSNKDLEELCRHINNRNRAAQHSQKQSTELFQCMYFKDKDPENEERCISDGVIYSIRTNGVLVFIPRFGIKGAAYLRNKDGLVISCGSDSRSEWKPGSLQRFQNKITSTTTGGESVTFHLFDHVTVRISVQASRCHSDTIRLEIISNKPYMIPDTELFHQSSLLLKSDLVKEVTRSVEEAQLAQEVKVNVIQEDYQKYCQTKGRSLYTLLEEIRDLALLDVSNSYGM, encoded by the exons ACAGTATAACAAATTGCGAAATCTCCTGAAGGATGCACGTCATGATTGCATTCTCTTTGCTAATGAATTCCAGCAGCACTGCTATCTCCCTCGAGAAAGAGGAGAATCCATGGAAAAGTGGCAGACCAG GAGCATATACAATGCAGCCGTGTGGTACTTTCACCACTGCCAGGATAGGATGCCAATCGTTATGGTGACAGAAGACAAAGAGGCAATTCAGCAGTATGGAAGTGAGACAGAAGGAGTGTTTGTGATTTCTTTCAAG AATTACCTGGACAATTTTTGGCCCGACTTAAAGGCCGCCCACGAGCTCTGTGACTCTATCCTTCAGTCTCGAcgggaaagagagaatgagagtcaGGAGAGCCACGGGAAGGAGTACGCAGAACATCTTCCCCTGGAAGTGTTGGAAGCCGGCATTAAGTCTGGGCGCTACATCCAG GGAATCCTGAATGTCAACAAACACAGGGCACAAATAGAAGCTTTCGTTCGACTTCAAGGAGCCAGCTGTAAAGATTCAG GTTTAGTCAGTGACATCCTCATCCACGGGATGAAGGCTCGAAACCGCTCGATCCATGGAGACGTGGTAGTCGTGGAATTGCTCCCTAGAAACGAATGGAAAGGAAGAACGGCCGCCCTGTGTGAGAATGACAGTGAGGACAAGGCCTTGGGAGACCCCCCGAGTGAGCCCATGCCCACAG gCAGAGTGGTGGGCATCCTTCAGAAGAACTGGCGGGATTATGTGGTGACATTTCCGTCCAAAGAAGAGGTCCAGTCTCAGGGCAAAAATGCTCAGAAAATCCTAGTTACACCTTGGGATTACAGAATTCCCAAAATCCGCATTAGCACTCAGCAAGCAGAAGCGCTCCAG GACTTCCGGGTGGTTGTACGCATCGATTCCTGGGAGTCGACATCTGTGTATCCAAATGGACATTTTGTGCGTGTTTTAGGAAGAATCGGGGACCTGGAAGGGGAAATCGCAACCATCTTGGTGGAAAACAGTATTTCGGTTGTCCCTTTCTCCGAAGCTCAG ATGTGTGAGATGCCAGTCAACACACCAGGAAATCCCTGGAAAGTGAGTCGTGAAGAGGAACGAGAACGGAAAGACTTGAGGGAAACCCATCTTGTGTTCAGCATTGACCCAAAAGGCTGTGAAGATGTGGACGACACGCTCTCAGTCAGAACCTTAACTAATGGCAACTTGGAACTTGGGGTCCACATTGCAGACGTAACGCACTTCGTGCCACCAAATTCTTATATCGACATTGAAGCTAGGACAAG GGCCACCACTTACTATTTAGCAGACCGTCGCTATGACATGCTGCCCTCCATCCTCAGCGCTGATTTGTGCTCTCTTCTGGGAGGCGTTGATAG GTACGCCGTAAGTGTCATATGGGAATTGGATAAAACCTCCTATGAAATTAAGAAAGTGTGGTACGGCAGAACCATTATTCGATCAGCATACAAACTGTTTTATGAAGCAGCCCAGGAACTGCTGGACGGAAACTTCCACATTGTTGATGACATTCCAGAGTTCAGAGACTTGGATGAGAAGAGCAGACAAGCCAAGCTAGAGGAGTTAGTGTGGGCCATCGGCAAGTTGACGGACATAGCGCGCCACATCCGGGCTAAGCGAGACCATTGCGGTGCCCTCGAACTGGAGGGGGTAGAGATTCGTGTTCAGCTGGATGAGAAAAAGAACATCCATGACCTCATCCCCAAGCAGCCCCTGGAAGTCCACGAGACGGTGGCCGAATGCATGATCCTGGCCAACCACTGGGTAGCCAAGAAGATCTGGGAGAGCTTCCCTCATCAGGCCTTATTGCGCCAGCACCCTCCTCCACACCAGGAGTTTTTTTCTGAACTGCGAGAATGTGCTAAAGCAAAAGGCTTCTTCATAGATACGCG GTCCAATAAAACACTGGCTGATTCTCTGGATAATGCGAATGACCCCAATGATCCCATCGTAAACAGGTTGCTGCGATCCATGGCCACGCAGGCCATGTCTAATGCACTGTATTTCTCCACTGGGTCGTGTGCGGAGGAAGAGTTCCATCATTATG GCCTTGCATTAGATAAATATACTCACTTTACATCTCCGATCAGAAGATACTCAGATATAGTAGTACACCGATTGTTAATGGCAGCCATTTCGAAAGATAAGAAAACGGAAATTAAGGACAATTTGTTCAGCAACAAAGATCTTGAGGAATTATGCAGACATATCAACAACAGAAACCGA GCAGCACAGCATTCTCAGAAGCAATCTACTGAGCTCTTCCAGTGCAtgtattttaaagacaaagacCCAGAGAATGAGGAGCGTTGCATATCTGATGGGGTTATATATTCAATTAGAACAAATGGTGTGCTTGTATTTATACCAAG GTTTGGGATTAAAGGTGCtgcttatttaagaaataaagatggtTTGGTGATCTCATGTGGCTCAGACAGCCGTTCGGAATGGAAACCGGGATCCCTTCAACGATTTCAAAACAAAATCACCTCTACCACAACAGGCGGGGAGTCTGTCACGTTCCATCTGTTTGACCATGTAACA GTGAGAATATCTGTACAGGCCTCCCGTTGCCATTCTGATACAATCAGGCTTGAAATAATAAGCAACAAACCGTACATGATACCAGatacagaactttttcatcagAGTTCCCTCTTGTTAAAGAGTGATTTAGTGAAAGAAGTAACTAGATCTGTGGAGGAAGCTCAGCTTGCCCAAGAAGTCAAAGTAAACGTCATTCAGGAAGATTATCAAAAATACTGCCAAACAAAGGGAAGAAGCCTGTACACACTCCTAGAGGAGATAAGGGATCTAGCTCTCCTGGATGTTTCCAACAGTTATGGAATGTGA